GCTTCTGGAGGCTTGTTTGCTTCCTGGAAATTAATTTGAAACTTAGAATATTTGCAGAAATTTTCATGAAGAAATGCGACTATATTTATTTGATCCATCATTAGTAAGTATGACGAAATGAAAGTAAAAGTAATTTGCTAGTTCTAATATAACTTCGATGTCCAACAACTATGTACATATTGGCCAACAAAAAGTTTTTCTTTCCCTCTACGATGTACATATTGGTCAAAAAGTAATCATCCATTACCATTTAGAAAAGTCAAGATTCCTTAATCAAGAAATCGGAAGTACCATGCATGACCTTAAGAAAGAGATACGGTGATAAacgaaacagagaagaagacaaaagacaataaCAAATACCTTCTTttcggtttcttcttcttctggcaGCTTCCTCTTGCCATTATTGTTTATTTCCGCGGTCTGATCAGagccatcttcttcttttttactaGCCACATCATCCTTAGAAACATCCTCCTTATCAACAGAAGTATCAAGAACGTTTATAGTTGGAATTACTTCGTCTTCCTCAGCAAAGGTCATCTCTTCGAGTCCATACGGATCAACACTACCTACTGGATCGTTCTGCGATAAAAAAGCATGAGCAATTgaaaatattaatgatatttAACTCGTCCTAAAGTGCGCAACATGAATAACCCAAAACAAGTAAAGGTAAAATAGTTCGACGAATTCCTGATATTCAATCTTGATAAAGCAAGCAAAAATATGAGAGAAAATCATAGCAAATAAGCAATCTTTCGGATATGGCTAAGCCACGACCCACCAACAAAATTAGACATGTTAACGATTCCAATCATTACTTGAAAGCACTGGTGGGTAACCTGAAATCCCATTTCACTAGCAAAAACTGGGAAAAAACGAAAAGCATTACCTGAGGAGCCCATGCTCTAAGAGCTTTGTCCCATTTATATCTAGTTCCATCATCATCAGTGAACTCATCTTCCCCCTCGGGTGGTGAAGAAGGTCTGTCTTGATCATCTTTCAACCTTTCAGCGTCCGCCTCTGCTTCTTTAATCTCTCTCTGCCATTTCTCAAACTCATCCTCAGTAGACGCTGCGGAAACAACATGATGTGGTAAGTTCTACCCTCACTTTGCAACTCATAATACTGAAGTGTTCATTTCTGTCTAGATAACTAACCAGTATTACTTTGCTTCTCTTGGTTGGTTCTTGCACCATATCCATTCATCAACCCCGGTGCACCTGGTAAGACACCCTATAGTAAGTGCCATAAAGCCAAGAGACAAAACTatgctagaaaaaaaaaaacccgatAACTTAGGGATATTACCTCCAGCTGAATGGTCAACTTCAGCTCCAGAGATCCTTGACATCAACTCAGTGACAGCAGAAAGAGGCTGCCATTCGCTTCTTCCTTCAGCCCAGACCAGAGTAGTTTCCTGTAGGTAACCGTTCTTGAAATGGTCTGCCCATTCAAAGCAAAGTAAAGCGCTTTAATAGCTTATAACAGAAACAGGCACAGATACATCAAGGAACTTAATAACACGGAACACTTACCACACAGCTCCAGGAAGGTATATGGACCCAGGCTTTCTTGGTTTCCACCAAGAATGTACCAACCAACATCAGTAGCGTCTATTTTCACATGTTACAAAACAATCCATCAGTAAACCCCCAGAGAAACATATTAACAGTTCCATCATTCCTAGTGATTTACTGGAACCAAGTTAATACACATACTCTATTGCCTCATAAGCTAGACTACACACAGCATGATTTGTTTATCCCCAAGATGAGCTTTTGCTCTGTTTTCAGTTTCTTAATGTCCTTAAACAACTTCTCTTCACACCATATTATAAACCGGATCATCACAAACCCTAGGATTAATCTCCTCCCAAACCCTAGGATCAATCTCCTCCTCGCAAAAAATTTTTGAGGACGAGAGCGAGAGAAGGAAGAGGGTTTTCACCTGTCCACGATTGAGAACCCTGTAGCTTATCGGAGCCGGACATTGTTATTTCTCTCGCTAACCTTCGCAAAATCACGAACGCTAAGAACCAAAACCGACTTCAAGAGTGGCGCTTttgagagacgacgacgacaaATCAGACGAAGATGAAGACGGTAGAAGACCCTGATCCTGTTTGGATACAGAGAAACTCTTATCCTTGTATCGGATTAACATGAACCTATCCCACAGCCCAATGTGCCGACTACTTAAACCCATTGGGCCTTTGAGAGAGACGACGGAAAATGAGAGGAAGACGGTGGAAAACACTTACCTAGTTTGGATACAGAGAAACTCTTATCCTTATATCGGATAAACATGAACCCATCCACATGCTAATGGGCCCACCTTGTTTAATCTTTCTACCGATGGGCCCacgttaataataataaaaaattagaaaactagCCGTTCGAGGATTCAACAACGGTCATATTTAGAAACTAGACCGTTTCAAGTCTCTCTACATAAACACACTCCTCACGCTCAtcactctcttcttcatcatcaaagaACACAAGCCCACTTCTCAAAATCCAAACTTtcgataaactctaaaccatggGTTTGATTCCATCTCAATCAGTAGAAGATTCACACTACTACacccacaagatcttcctcttCTCCAACTACATCCTCCTCGGAGCCGCCACGAGCTGcatcttcctcaccctctctcTCCGCCTCATCCCCTCCATCTGCGGCTTCCTCCTCATCCTCCTCCACACAACCACCATCGCCGCCGCCGTCTCCGGCTGCACCGCCGCTTCCTGCGGGAGGAACCGGTGGTACGCCGCTCACATGGTCGCCACCGTGCTCACGGCTATCTTCCAGGGCTCCGTCTCCGTTCTCATCTTCACCAACACGGCCAACTTCCTCGGGAGCCTCAAGTCGTATGTCCGTGAGGAAGACGCCGCGGTGATCTTGAAGCTCGGCGGCGGGCTCTGCGTTGTGATCTTTTGTCTTGATTGGGTTGTGTTGGTATTGGCTTTCTTCTTGAAGTATTACGCTTATGTCGAGGGTGGTGATAGAAGTGTTGTTGCGGTGAAGAGGAGTGGTAAGGTGCAGAGTGATGAGAATCCTAAGGATTGGCCATGGCCTT
This genomic stretch from Brassica napus cultivar Da-Ae chromosome C9, Da-Ae, whole genome shotgun sequence harbors:
- the LOC106372209 gene encoding splicing factor U2AF-associated protein 2 → MSGSDKLQGSQSWTDATDVGWYILGGNQESLGPYTFLELCDHFKNGYLQETTLVWAEGRSEWQPLSAVTELMSRISGAEVDHSAGGAPGLMNGYGARTNQEKQSNTASTEDEFEKWQREIKEAEADAERLKDDQDRPSSPPEGEDEFTDDDGTRYKWDKALRAWAPQNDPVGSVDPYGLEEMTFAEEDEVIPTINVLDTSVDKEDVSKDDVASKKEEDGSDQTAEINNNGKRKLPEEEETEKKEANKPPEAWFELKVNPHIYVTGLPKDVTIEEVVEVFSKCGIIKEDDTGKPRIKLYSDKATGELKGDALITYMKEPSVDLAIQILDGAPLRPADKLLMSVSRAKFEQKGERFITKQTDNKKKKKLKKVEQKLLGWGGRDDAKIAIPGTVVLRHMFSPAEMRADENLCAEVEEDVKEESMKHGPFDSVKVCELHPQGVVLIRFKDRKDAQKCIDAMNGRWYAKRQIHASLDDGSVNHAAVRDFDAEAERLDQFAAELEAE
- the LOC106372206 gene encoding uncharacterized protein LOC106372206, with amino-acid sequence MGLIPSQSVEDSHYYTHKIFLFSNYILLGAATSCIFLTLSLRLIPSICGFLLILLHTTTIAAAVSGCTAASCGRNRWYAAHMVATVLTAIFQGSVSVLIFTNTANFLGSLKSYVREEDAAVILKLGGGLCVVIFCLDWVVLVLAFFLKYYAYVEGGDRSVVAVKRSGKVQSDENPKDWPWPFQV